The nucleotide sequence ATCGCCCGCCGCCAGCTGGCGCTGGGCGCGCGCGGCATTTGCTGCCAGAAGGTCAGCGAGGCCCTGCCGTTCGTGGCGGCGGGCATCGACGACGTGCACATCAGCAACGAAGTGGTGGGCCCGGCCAAGCTGGCGCTGCTGGCGCAACTGGCCCGCGTGGCGCGCGTCAGCGTGTGCGTGGACGACGCCGGCAACCTGGCCGACATCTCGGCCGCCATGGCGCGCGCGCAGGCACAGGTTGATGTGCTGGTCGAGTTCGATGTGGGCCAGGGGCGCTGCGGCGTGCCCGATGCGGCGGCGGCCGTGGCCCTGGCGCGCCAGGCGCAGTCACTGCCCGGCGTGGTGTTCGGCGGGCTGCAGGCCTACCACGGCTCGGCGCAGCACGTGCGCGGCCACGCCGAACGCGCCGCGACGGCGGCCCGCGCGGCCCAGGCGGCCGCCGACTGCGCGCGCCAGCTGCGGGCGGCCGGCATCCCCTGCGACCGCATCACCGGCGCCGGGACGGGCAGCGCCGAGTTCGACGCCGCTTCGGGCGTATACACCGAGATGCAAGCGGGTTCGTACGCGTTCATGGACGGCGACTACGGGGCCAATGCCTGGTCCGGGCCGTTGGCTTTCCGCCACAGCCTGTTCCTGCTGGCCACGGTCATGAGCATGCCGGCCGCCGGCCGGGCCGTGGTCGACGCCGGGCTGAAATCCACCACCATCGAGTGCGGGCTGCCCCAAGTGGCCGGCCGCGCCGGGCTGCAGTATGCCGCCGCCAACGACGAGCACGGCGTGCTGAAAGTGGCCGCCGACGCGGCGCTGCGCCTGGGCGACACGCTGCTGCTGATCCCCGCGCACGTCGATCCGACCTTCAATCTGCACGACAGCCTGGTGGCCTATCGCGGCGGGGTGGTCGAGGGCGTGTGGGACATCGCCGCCCGCGGGTTCAGCCGATGATCCGGCCGGCGGGGCGCACCGGCCCGCCGGCGGCAACCATACGGTGCTAAATTCTTTGTTTTCCACACCCCTTGTTTTTCCCATTCCGTAGGAACCGCCATGGAATTCAGCCAGTTCAACGTCAACGCCCTGATGGAGATCACCTCCCGCCCGGACCTCGTGTTCGTGCGAGGCCAGGGCTCCTGGCTGGAAGACCATGCCGGCAAGCGATATCTCGACTTCGTGCAGGGCTGGGCGGTGAACACGCTGGGCCACTGCGCGCCCGAAATGAAGCGCGCCCTGCTCGAGCAGGCCGACAAGCTGATGAACCCTTCGCCGGCGTTCTATAACCAGCCGTCCATCGACCTGTCGCTGCGCCTGACCGGCGCCTCGTGTTTCGACCGCGTGTTCTTCGCCAACAGCGGCGCCGAGGCCAATGAAGGCGCCATCAAGCTGGCGCGCAAGTGGGGCCGGGTCAAGCGCAACGGCGCCTACAAGATCATCACCATGAACCACGGCTTCCACGGCCGTACCCTGGCCACGATGTCGGCCTCGGGCAAGCCGGGCTGGGACACCATGTACGCGCCGCAGGTCGAGGGCTTTCCCAAGGCCGAGCTCAACGACCTGGATTCGGTGCGCGCGCTCATCGACGGCCAGACGGTGGCCATCATGCTCGAGCCGGTGCAGGGCGAGTCGGGCGTCATCCCGGCCACGCCGGAATTCATGAAGGGCCTGCGCCAGCTGGCCGACGAACACCAGCTGCTGCTCATCGTCGACGAAGTGCAGACCGGCATGGGCCGCACCGGCTCGCTGTTCGCCTACCAGCAATTCGATGTGGTGCCCGACATCATGACCCTGGCCAAGGGCATCGGCGGCGGCGTGCCGCTGGCCGCGCTGCTGGCGCGCCAGGACGTCTGCGTGTTCGCGCATGGCGACCAGGGCGGCACCTACAACGGCAACCCCCTGATGGCCGCGGTGGGCGTGGCGGTGTTCGACACCCTGACCGCGCCGGGCTTCATGGACACGGTGCGCACCCGCGCGCAACAGCTGTCCGAAGGCCTGCTGGCCCTGTCGGCCAAGTGGGGCATGGGCGGCGAGCGTGGCATGGGCCTGCTGCGCGCGCTGATCCTCGACCGCGAAGACGGCCCGGCCATCGTCGAGGCCGCGCGCAAGCTCGAGCCGCAGGGCCTGCTGCTGAACGCGCCGCGCGGCAACCTGCTGCGCTTCATGCCGGCGCTGAACGTCAGCGAACAGGAAATCGCGCAGATGCTGTCGCAGCTCGACGGCGTGATCAGCGCGCTGCGCAAGGGCTGAGGCCGGATGTAGCCAGGTGTCAGGCTCCGCGGGTGCCTGACACCGAAGCGCGCAAAGGCGGCTTCAATCGTACGGTGTCTGACACCCTGCGGGAGTCAGACACCTGCGTATTAGGCACCTTGCTTATTACAGCTGTGCCGCCTGGCCCCGCAGCACGAATTTCTGGATCTTACCGGTGGCGGTCTTGGGCAGCGGGCCGAACACCACGGTGCGCGGCACCTTGAAGCGCGCCAGGTGCTCGCGGCAATGCCGCAGCACGTCTTCGGCGGTGCAGTGCGCGCCTTCTTTCAGCGTGACGAACGCGCAGGGCGTTTCGCCCCAGTTGGGGTCGGGCCGCGCCACGACCGCGGCTTCCAGGATGTCGGGGTGCCGGTACAGCACGCTTTCGACTTCCACGGTGGAAATGTTTTCGCCGCCCGAGATGATGATGTCCTTGGCGCGATCCTTGATTTCGATATAGCCGTCGGGGTGCACCACGCCCAGGTCGCCTGAATGGAACCAGCCGCCGGCGAAGGCGTCCGCCGTGGCGTCGGGGTTGTGCAGATAGCCCTTCATCAGCGTATTGCCGCGCAGCACGATCTCGCCCATGGTCGCGCCGTCGGCCGGCACGGGCCGCAGCTGGTCGTCGACCACCTGCACGTGCTCGACGTTGAGCTTGCGCACGCCGATGCGCGCTTTCAGCGCGGCGCGCTCGGCCAGGGGCAGCGCGTCCCATTCGTCATGCCACGCGCAGCTGACCGACGGCCCGTAGGTTTCGGTCAGGCCGTACAGATGCGTGACGCCGACGCCCAGCCGTTCCATGGCCTCGATGACCGCGGCCGGCGGCGCGGCGCCGCCGGTCAGCGCCTGCACCGGGTGTGTGGCGCGGTGCTGCACCTGGGCCGGCGCGTTGATCAGCATGTTCAGCACCACCGGCGCGGCGCAGAAGTAGCCGACGCGATGGCGCCGGATGGCGTCGAAAATCGCCGCCGGCTCGACCCGCCGCAGGCAGATGCTGGTGCCCGCCAGCGCCGCCAGGGTCCATGGAAAGCACCAGCCGTTGCAGTGGAACATCGGCAGCGTCCACAGATACACGGCATGCGGCGGCATGCCGCAGGCCAGCACATTGCCGGTGGCGTTCAGGTAGGCGCCGCGGTGGTGGTAGACCACGCCCTTGGGGTTGCCGGTGGTGCCCGAGGTGTAGTTCAGGCAGATGCTCTGCCATTCGTCGGCGGGCCATTGCCACGCCGCGTCGGGCGGCTGCGCGGCCAGCCAGGCTTCGTATTCGGCGTCGCCCAGCGTGCCGTGTTCGCCCGCGTACTCCGCGTCTTCGATGCGCACCGTGCGCGGCGGCGCGGCCAGCCGGCCCAGCACGTCCTGCACCACGCCGGC is from Bordetella petrii and encodes:
- a CDS encoding DSD1 family PLP-dependent enzyme, yielding MAASPAASIPALPPAAAPGDPLARVDTPSLVLDLDAFESNLRLMQAWADRHGVALRPHAKAHKCPEIARRQLALGARGICCQKVSEALPFVAAGIDDVHISNEVVGPAKLALLAQLARVARVSVCVDDAGNLADISAAMARAQAQVDVLVEFDVGQGRCGVPDAAAAVALARQAQSLPGVVFGGLQAYHGSAQHVRGHAERAATAARAAQAAADCARQLRAAGIPCDRITGAGTGSAEFDAASGVYTEMQAGSYAFMDGDYGANAWSGPLAFRHSLFLLATVMSMPAAGRAVVDAGLKSTTIECGLPQVAGRAGLQYAAANDEHGVLKVAADAALRLGDTLLLIPAHVDPTFNLHDSLVAYRGGVVEGVWDIAARGFSR
- a CDS encoding acetylornithine transaminase — translated: MEFSQFNVNALMEITSRPDLVFVRGQGSWLEDHAGKRYLDFVQGWAVNTLGHCAPEMKRALLEQADKLMNPSPAFYNQPSIDLSLRLTGASCFDRVFFANSGAEANEGAIKLARKWGRVKRNGAYKIITMNHGFHGRTLATMSASGKPGWDTMYAPQVEGFPKAELNDLDSVRALIDGQTVAIMLEPVQGESGVIPATPEFMKGLRQLADEHQLLLIVDEVQTGMGRTGSLFAYQQFDVVPDIMTLAKGIGGGVPLAALLARQDVCVFAHGDQGGTYNGNPLMAAVGVAVFDTLTAPGFMDTVRTRAQQLSEGLLALSAKWGMGGERGMGLLRALILDREDGPAIVEAARKLEPQGLLLNAPRGNLLRFMPALNVSEQEIAQMLSQLDGVISALRKG
- a CDS encoding acyl-CoA synthetase, with protein sequence MTAPSHDELPPNAANHVPLTPLGFLQWAAEVYPQRPALVHGDRSQSWHATRQRCQQMAAALRAWGVQRGDVVAVLAPNVPALYEAHFGVPMAGAVLNALNTRLDAATLAFILEHGRAAVLLYDSEYAGVVQDVLGRLAAPPRTVRIEDAEYAGEHGTLGDAEYEAWLAAQPPDAAWQWPADEWQSICLNYTSGTTGNPKGVVYHHRGAYLNATGNVLACGMPPHAVYLWTLPMFHCNGWCFPWTLAALAGTSICLRRVEPAAIFDAIRRHRVGYFCAAPVVLNMLINAPAQVQHRATHPVQALTGGAAPPAAVIEAMERLGVGVTHLYGLTETYGPSVSCAWHDEWDALPLAERAALKARIGVRKLNVEHVQVVDDQLRPVPADGATMGEIVLRGNTLMKGYLHNPDATADAFAGGWFHSGDLGVVHPDGYIEIKDRAKDIIISGGENISTVEVESVLYRHPDILEAAVVARPDPNWGETPCAFVTLKEGAHCTAEDVLRHCREHLARFKVPRTVVFGPLPKTATGKIQKFVLRGQAAQL